A genomic stretch from Poecilia reticulata strain Guanapo linkage group LG20, Guppy_female_1.0+MT, whole genome shotgun sequence includes:
- the rpl7 gene encoding large ribosomal subunit protein uL30 has protein sequence MADAEKKVPSVPESLLKRRKAYAAMKAMRVKKLLVEKKARKVTRKLIYKRAEKYHKEYRQMYRREIRMSRMARKVGNYYVPPEPKLAFVIRIRGINGVPPKVRKVLQLLRLRQIFNGVFVKLNKASINMLRIAEPYIAWGYPNLKSVRELIYKRGHGKVKKMRIALTDNALIERPLGKYGIICIEDLIHEIYTVGKNFKMANNFLWPFKLSSPRGGMNKKTTHFVEGGDAGNREDQINRLIRRMN, from the exons ATGGCGGACGCAGA AAAAAAGGTTCCGTCGGTCCCTGAGAGCCTTTTAAAAAGGCGAAAGGCCTACGCCGCCATGAAGGCCATGCGTGTCAAGAAGCTACTGGTGGAGAAGAAG GCCCGGAAGGTGACCAGGAAGCTGATCTACAAGAGGGCTGAAAAGTACCACAAGGAGTACAGGCAGATGTACAGGCGTGAGATCCGCATGTCTCGTATGGCTCGCAAAGTGGGGAACTACTATGTGCCACCTGAGCCCAAACTGGCCTTTGTTATCAGGATCAGAGG taTCAACGGTGTCCCACCAAAGGTCCGCAaggttctgcagctgctccgtcTGCGCCAGATCTTCAACGGTGTGTTTGTCAAGCTGAACAAGGCTTCTATCAACATGCTTAGGATTGCAGAGCCTTATATTGCTTGGGG ATACCCCAACCTGAAGTCTGTGCGTGAGCTCATCTACAAACGTGGCCATGGCAAAGTGAAGAAGATGCGTATTGCCCTCACAGACAACGCTCTGATAGAAAGGCCCCTTG GCAAATATGGCATCATCTGCATTGAGGACCTTATTCACGAGATCTACACAGTTGGCAAGAACTTCAAGATGGCCAACAACTTCCTGTGGCCTTTCAAGCTGTCATCGCCACGTGGTGGTATGAACAAGAAAACCACACACTTTGTGGAGGGAGGTGACGCTGGAAACAGGGAGGACCAGATCAACAGGCTGATCCGAAGGATGAACTAA